A window of Daucus carota subsp. sativus chromosome 2, DH1 v3.0, whole genome shotgun sequence genomic DNA:
AGGATCCAACCTCATACAATATGTTGTGCAAGACTCAAAATCTTGACATGCTTTTTCTTCCTCAGCTCATGCGGTACAGGCCCATGAACCCTCTTTCCGATTGGCTCATATTCACCGCTGACATTTTTCAAGAGCACGCAAGCATTGTCATCAAATTTGATCTCACTGCCATCACAACGTCCACGTGACATTGCAGCACGAACCACAACAGCATGAACGACAGCTCCCTTCTTCACTGTGCTGGCGACAACTCCCTTCTTCACTTCCTTTGGAGGGCTAACTTCCTGTACAGAGGCAACTATGATGTCCCCCAATCTTGCCCCTTTCTTACACTTCaaagcttgtatacactttaCGCGCTTGGCTCCAGAATTATCAACAACTTTGAGATTGGTTCCCATCTGAATGAATGTCCGTGTTTGCTGTGAAATAACATGAGCATTCGTAAAATAACACAAAATTACTTCAAAGTTGAACTATCACGCAGTATTGTAGTATATGCGATCTTGTATAGATGTTGAATTGATTTTCTTGTGAAGTAAAATTCCCCATCATAAAAACTGACAACAAGACTATTACTCTAGTCTAATGTTTCCATCAAAATTTTTAGGACTGAGGCATAAAATTTCCAGATGCTGGACCGcattttttttgcttttaacaACTGTGACTGTGTTAAAACATTAGTCGATCACAAGGTAAAATGACACGGGCCTCTATTTCCTTCTTTGCACCAGATTAATATTGTGACTTGCCTATTGTGTAATACTTGGTTTCTGCTGAATTTAAACTTAGTGGTTGGCTTTCCAATCTTCCAAAAAAACACCAAGATtaaatgatttataaatataattgcaCTTTGAGCAGACTGCAATATTACTGATAACGCCAAATCCCGTTCTGATGCTTCCTCCGTCGTGTactggtgtcttgcggtgtagctgctggacgggtgtctgcaaaacaacaccggaggggggtttgagccccgcggcgcctccggcgtgagaatgagtACAGGCGTCGGAAAATAGATAGACGAGAAATgagctatctatgtgtggtgggtgaaggtgtatggTTGCTGTATATGATGGCTTAGAGtgtgtgagaaatatgagaGTGTGGCGTCTATCTATTTTCCGATGCCTGTactcattctcacgccggaggcgccgcggggctcaaacccccttccggtgttgttttgcagacacatgtccagcagctacaccgcaagacaccagtACACGACGGAGGAAGCACCAGAATGGGATTTGGCGTTATCAATTACGACACTAAACT
This region includes:
- the LOC108208524 gene encoding large ribosomal subunit protein uL14mz; this translates as MAASNWFRAGRSLIGCLSNNSLGLLRMTHELSRSIIFPQQTRTFIQMGTNLKVVDNSGAKRVKCIQALKCKKGARLGDIIVASVQEVSPPKEVKKGVVASTVKKGAVVHAVVVRAAMSRGRCDGSEIKFDDNACVLLKNVSGEYEPIGKRVHGPVPHELRKKKHVKILSLAQHIV